In Rhodothermus marinus DSM 4252, a single genomic region encodes these proteins:
- a CDS encoding choice-of-anchor V domain-containing protein produces the protein MMRPLAVLTLLLAVAVRWSGRYVDHPPLAHTGGFGEPTCRRCHFEYPLNEPGGRLAIRGLPDTCRSDTSYTLQLTLQHAEMLRAGFELAVRYADSGRQAGRLHPRDDRVRRDTLQGVWYAFHSPAGTELTAPGKAVWRLRWVPPDTTARVVLHAVANAANDDASEFGDRIYQITASCLLNPR, from the coding sequence ATGATGCGTCCGCTGGCCGTGCTAACGCTGCTACTGGCCGTTGCTGTGAGGTGGTCTGGTCGCTACGTCGATCACCCTCCACTGGCTCACACAGGTGGTTTTGGTGAGCCGACCTGCCGGCGATGTCATTTCGAGTATCCCCTGAACGAGCCCGGCGGTCGACTGGCGATCCGGGGCCTACCCGACACCTGCCGGTCGGACACGAGCTACACGCTGCAACTCACGTTGCAGCACGCGGAGATGCTACGGGCCGGCTTTGAACTGGCCGTGCGCTATGCCGACAGTGGTCGCCAGGCGGGCCGCCTGCACCCTCGGGACGACCGCGTGCGGCGCGACACGCTGCAGGGCGTCTGGTATGCCTTCCACAGCCCGGCCGGAACCGAACTTACGGCGCCCGGCAAAGCCGTCTGGAGGCTTCGCTGGGTGCCGCCGGACACGACCGCTCGCGTCGTGCTGCATGCCGTCGCCAACGCCGCCAACGACGATGCTTCGGAGTTCGGCGACCGGATTTATCAGATAACTGCGAGTTGCCTTTTGAATCCCCGCTGA